TCGCAGATTTATCTGCAGATTTGAAAGATCGGGGCCGTCGCTGCCTCGATGATCGGCTAAAGCGTATGTCCAGCCAATGGACAGAACTGGTGGCGGATAAAAATATTACCCGCCTTGAAGCGCTGGTCGATGGCCTTGGTGTGGATGACAAGGGCGCTAAACTGCCTTTTGAAGCTTTTAAAGCCAAAATCGAAGATGATGTGGCTGGGCTTGTAGTAACCGCGCATCCAACTTTTTCGCTTTCAACAGATGCCTGGGCTTATGCTGAGAAATATCTCTGTGCGCTGGCAAAAGGTGGGGATACGGCAAAAGCCACTGAAAATATGCCGCTTGATAGTGTGCAGCCGCAAACCTCCCCAACCCTTTATGAAGAGCTTGAGTATGCGCGGGTTGCTGTTTCAAATATTCGCCGTTCTATCCGTCGTTTCTATGAAGTGGTTTTTAACCGCGCCGCTGAACTTTACCCGGATGATTATAAAAGCCTGCGTCCACGGGTGGCGACGGTTGCCAGTTGGGTTGGGTTTGATCTAGATGGCCGTACTGATATTGATTGGTCTTTGGGGCTTATCTTCCGTTACCGCTCCGCACTTGCGGGGTTAGATGAATGCCTCAGCTTGTGTCGTTCGCTTCCTTACGGTGGCGATGGTGCTGATGCTGCCGCTCGCGTAACCGCAGGTTTTCAGGAACTCCGTAAATGTTTTGAAGCGGGCGAACAAGCACTGCAAGCCCATAAGGAAAGCCCCACAGGGCTTGGGAAGCTGAACCAGCTTGCGGTGGAAAACATGTCTCGCAAGGAAAAGGCCAAGGATGCAATTAACAGCGCGTTTGAAGACCTTCTCAAAACAGATTTACCGCATGATATGTGGCGCGCTGCTGCCACGCTTTATACAGAATGGCGTACGGTGGGCATGGGGCTTTCCCATATCCATTTCCGCCTGAATGCGCAGCAGCTTCATAATGCTATTGGCCATGAACTACAGATGACCAACGCGCCTGATCAAAGTGCTGTACGCCGCCATTTCCTTGCAGCTGTTACAGAGAAGCTGGATAGCGTTGAAGAACAGTCTATCCACTACGGCACGTTAGCTGCTGAGCAAACAACCGCGCGCCGGGTGTTTATGCTGGCGGCACAGTTTATGAAGCATTTTGATGCGGCAACCCGTATTCGTATGCTGGTGGCCGAATCCGACACACCTTTCACACTTCTGACGGCGCTTTATTATGCCAAGCTGTTCGGCGTGGACGATCACGTAGAAATCTCCCCGCTTTTTGAAACAGCCATTGGGCTTGAACGTGGTGACCGGGTGATTGCTGAAGTGCTGGATAACCCGCATTTCCTTGCTTACATCAAGCAGCAGGGCCGTTTCTGTATCCAGCTTGGTTTTTCTGATTCCGGGCGTTATATCGGCCAACCGGCGGCATCACTTGCCATTGAGCGCTTCAAACTACGGGTGGTACGGCTCTGGAAACAGCGCGGGCTTGGTGATGTGCAGCTATTGTTCTTTGATACTCACGGCGAATCTATTGGCCGTGGTGCGTTCCCTGAAAGCCTGAAGAAGCGGTTCCTATATACGCACCCACCACGGGTGCGGCAGTGGTTGTCTGAATTAAAGCAGGCAGAAAAGCATGAAGTAAGCTTCCAAGGTGGTGAAGGTTTTCTCTGGTTCCTTGCAGAAGAAACCGCGCTCGCAACCCTTACAGATTTTCTTGAAGTGCGGTTTGACAGTTATTCGGCTGACGACGACAAGCTTTATGAAGAGCGGGGCTGGGCACTGGATTTCTTCCTCACACTCGTGGAATATCAAAACACGCTGACGGATAATAAAGGCTATGTACGCCTGATTGACAGCATTGGTCGCAGCCTTTTGTTCCCAACCGGTTCGCGGTCTCTTCGCCGCCAAAGCGGTGGCGCGGTGCATCAGCGGCTTGAGCGTATCTCGCAGATTAGGGCGATCCCGCATAATGCGGTGTTGCAGCAGCTTGGTTATCTGGCAAACAGCTGCGCAGGGCTCGGCACGGCCATCGGTCTCTCGCCTGATAAATTCAACCGTATTCGCGGTGAAAGTAATCGTCTGCAGATGATCACCAATATGGCGCTCAATGCGCTCGCGCGCTCGGATGTGGGGGTGATTGAAGCTTATGCCAAACTCCTCAGCCCCGGTTACTGGCTTGACCGCTGCGATGAAACAGACTCTGGGAAACAGCGGGAACAGCTCCGCCGCTTGTCTGGCATTATGGAAGGGCTTTTTGAAAGCGATACGGTGGATGCCTGTATCCGTGATCTCCGCCGGGATGCGGGCATGCTTACGGATTGCCTCACTGATGATGCGGCCCTCACTATTCTTGATGAAGGTGTTGATAGCGAACTGTTTGAATTTCACCAGATCAGGATTGGTCTTATCCAGTATATCTTCATGAAGGCGATGGAAATTCCGCGCTTTAGTACGCGTTTTGATTTCTCGCTTGAGGAACTGCTTGTTGAGATGCTGCACCTTGAGGTGCCGGATACACTTGAGCAGCTCAGGAAGATTTTCCCCGAAGCGCCACCACAAAGTGATGACGATGTATTTGGTGAAGAATCCACCTATAAATCAGGTGCATCATCGGGGTACGGCAAAGTGCATAGCCAGATTTTCGATGAAATCGAAAAGGCCTATGATCTGGTCCTTACGCTCAGTGGCTTAATAGCGCTGAAAGCAGGTGCGTTTGGTTAAAACGCTCTGGCGTTTCACATGAAACATCAACTATTTAGGCGGTATCATAGGGGTGCCGCCTGAACTGTCCGGTTTCCAGCATTGGGCATTTACATTAACGGGTTAAACCCATACGGTTTTCCCCATGATGAAATAATGCAGGTGATGGGTGGTTATGCTACGCGCGGAAAATTTACCATATAGCGTTCACGGTAAATCACGCCTGAAGCATTATATGCAGTATGTGTTGATGCCGAGTGCTGAAAAAACCAAGTGGCTGCTTGGCCTTGTGCGGAAAGATGCTTTTTTCAGCTGTATTGTGGATGAACTTGAAGCTGGCGGTTATGATATCAAACACCGTTTTTACGGCCGTAGCGGCGCCTATATTCCTCATACCATCAAACTCAAAAAAGAAGGTGATCCAACAGAAGCCTTAAAGGCGCTCAAGGCGGCAGGGAAACTGAAGGCACGGTTTGCTTTCAGCGCCCGTTATGGCGGTGTCCAACAGGCTCACTACTTCCTCCATGAATTGATGCATTTCTGGCAGGATCAGCGCGGTCTTTATCTCAGGCCTGTGCAGGTGGAGGGTAAAATCCCTATCATGCTGGATGCTGAAAGCAGAGTGCGCGTTACCTGTTTCCTTGAAGCTATGGCAGAAGTGGAAGCAATCCGTGCTTCATGGCGCTTAAAGGAAGCGGGGTATAATGCGGCATGGCAAGGAGCGCTATCTTCCCTTGATTGGTGCAAGCTTGCACGCGGATATGCAGCAGATATAGTCACTATGTCTGAGCCTGAAGCTGCCCGCCGTGCGTTTGACCGATGGTACCAAAGCTCTCACCGGGCTTACTATGAAAAACGCGGCCTGCTGGCTTATGAGCGAATGCTAAAAAGTCTACCAACGCAAGATGCTATGGAGATTAAACCTTATCTACGGCATGTGAATTTGGATGACCTTCTCGCTACGCTGCCAGAAGAAGATCGCCCCGAGTATTTGGTGTTAGGTAATGCTATACCTTTATCGGGTAAGCCATATAGTGTTTTTGATCATAGCGACATTGCTTTAAAAATCATAAAGCACGGTATTTCAGAGAATATGTGGATCTACAACAATTAGGCTAGATAGGGATTTTGTTCTAGAATAGTATCGATAGGTTCGACGCTACCCTTTAGCTTGAGAAGTTTTTTCTTCTATGTACTCTTCCCACCACTTTTTTAATTCAGTTATGAATAAAAGTGCTCGCTTTCTTTCATAGTTTAGGCCCATATGATCTTTAACGACATATTCCACATATGCCTCTAAGCCAGCATAGTTTTGATTAACCAAAAAAGAATAAGTTTGGCCTAAATACCCATCGTATTCATCTTGTGGCCAATCACTATCTGGATCAGTGAAAACTCCAATAGGGTCATAGTAAACCCAGTGGGTGCGTATGATTGGTATTGTGAGGCGAATGAAGTGTTTATCGGTTTTTAGCTTGTTCATGTTGTTTGTTCTTGGGCATTTTCATTTTTCATCAACCAATATAACCCGCGCCAATAAGCCCGAACAGGATAATACCGAGGAGAACACGGTAGACCACAAAGATGGTCATGTTGGCGCGCTCTAACCATTTCATCAGGAAATGGATAGCGGCGAGGGCCGTGAGGCACGCGAGGCCTGCGGCAATCCCTGCATCAATCCATTGCTGGCTGCTTGTTTCTTCAAACGCATCAAGGGCTGTTGCGGCACCTGATGCGATAATCGCAGGAATGGAAAGCAGCATGGAAAAGCGAGCTGCTTCCTGCCGAGTGAAGCCCAGATAGCGGGCCATCGTCATGGTAACACCAGCGCGGCTGGTGCCGGGGATAAGCGCAAAAACCTGTGCAACACCAATCATCAGTGCAGGTTTAATTGCCATGCGCTCCATGGTTTTCTCAGTCGCTCCCTTTTTGTCTGCGATATAAAGAAGGATACCAAAGAAGATAGAAGTGAAGGCGATCACCTCTGCAGTGCGCAGCATATCATTCACGCCTGTGGCTACCATCAGGCCGCCGACAATCACCATTGGGATGGTGCCGATAATCAGCCCCCAGAACAGCTTCATATAAAGTGTGCCTTCAACAGCACGGCGGGCGGGGGCGATCCCGATACTGCCAAGCCCGGCGAGCGTAAGGCCCTTTGTATCCTGCCTGAAATAGAGAAGCACAGCGGTGAGCGTGCCTACATGCACAGCCACATCCATCATTGCACCCTGATCAGCCCAGCCTGTGAGGGCGGGGATTAAAATCAAATGCCCGGAGGAGCTGATCGGCAGGAATTCTGTAATGCCTTGAACGAGGGCAAGAATAAAGAGCTGAAGGGCGGTCACGCTAGGCTCCTGAGTAAGGATTAAAAGAATAAAACCACATATATCAGGCCTTGATTTCTCGTGCGAGGGACAATTTAGTATCAATTCGGTACTAAAAATGCCTAATTTTTCCTTAACAAGCTATTGGAAACCAATGATGTAGGTTTTAATTGGTCAGCTATATTGACCTATATGCTATTTTTTTAGTGATATTTCCAAGAATTGAACATATAGTGCGTACAAATAGATTCGTAAGCACGATTATTTCACGAAACTGTGGCGCCATTTCAGCCGACCTTGAAAGATGTTCCATCTTATGGCCGAGCGCCCTTTCGTGACTGTCAGGAAAAGGGATGATCATGGCCGACGACCTTTTAAAATTTGTTTCGATTGACCAACAGATGCCAACCAAGCGCACGGCAGGTGATCGTAAAGCTGATTTTGATGAAATTTATGATGAGTTTGATACGGAAGGCGCGAAAGAACAGGCGAGCCGTTGTTCCCAGTGTGGCGTGCCTTTCTGTCATATCCATTGTCCGCTCGGGAATAACATTCCTGATTGGTTGCGTCTCACCGCGGAAGGCCGCCTTGAGGATGCATACGAAATGGCATCCAGCACAAACAATATGCCTGAAATCTGCGGCCGTATTTGCCCACAAGACCGCCTCTGTGAAGGTAACTGCGTTATTGAGAAGGATTTTGACAGTGTTACCATCGGCAGTGTCGAGAAATATATTGCAGATACCGCTTGGGAAAACGGTTGGATCAAGCCAATCGCACCAGCGGCTGAACGCAAAGAAAGCATCGGCATTATTGGCGCTGGCCCTGCTGGTCTCGCTGCCGCTGAAGAGCTCAGAAAAGATGGTTTTCAGGTGCACATCTATGACAGACATGACCGTGCCGGTGGTTTGCTGGTATACGGCATCCCGGGTTTCAAGCTTGAAAAAGATGTGGTTGGTCGCAGAACAGGGCGGTTAGAGCAATCAGGCATTACCTTCCATCTCGATTATGAAATTGGCCGGGAAGCAACGCTTTCTGAACTTCGCGAGAAACATGATGCGCTTTTGATCGCTACCGGTGTTTACCGCGCGCGCGGCTTGAAGGCTCCGGGTGTTGGCCTTGGTAATATTCGGGAAGCGCTTGATTATCTCACTGCCTCCAACAAAGTTGGTTTTGGCGACAGTGTGCCGGAATATGAAAGCGGTGCTTTAAACGCAGAAGGCAAAAACGTTGTGGTAATTGGTGGTGGTGATACGGCGATGGACTGTGTGCGTACTGCCGTGCGCCAGGGGGCGAAATCAGTAAAATGCCTATACCGCCGTGACCGTGCAAATATGCCGGGCAGTGTGCGCGAAGTGCAAAACGCCGAGGAAGAAGGTGTGGAATTTGAGTGGCTTTGCGGCCCTGAAGCTTTCCTTGGCGGTGAAAATGTTGAAGCCGTTAGGGCATACCGTATGCGTCTCGGCGCGCCGGATGCCACAGGCAGACAAGCACCTGAGCCTGTGCCAGATAGTACTTTCAATATTGATTGTGATCTTGCGATCCTGGCTCTTGGGTTTGAGCCTGAAGATCTGCCAGCGCTCTTTGGATCGCCGGAGTTGCGGGTAACCCGCTGGGGCACGGTAACCGTTGATCATGCATCCATGATGACCAACCTGCCGGGTGTGTTTGCGGCCGGTGATATTGTGCGCGGTGCATCTCTTGTGGTGTGGGCGATCCGTGATGGCCGTGATGCCGCTGAAAATATCAAATCCTATCTCACTGCAAAACAGCAAGACGCAGCATAATCGAGGGCCAGACAATGAATAGTTATAATGAACATGTTCCGGGCCCAATCGGGCTTTATAACCCAGAAGATGAGCACAGCAGCTGTGGTGTTGGTCTTGTTGCCGCGATGGATGGAAAAGCTTCTCGCGACGTTGTTTTACGCGGTATTGAAGCGCTTCGTGCTATCTGGCACCGGGGTGCGGTTGATGCTGACGGTAAAACCGGTGACGGCGCAGGCATTATGCTTGAAATCCCGCAGGAATTTTTCAAGGAGCATGTGCGTGCCACAGGCCATGAGCCATCTGCTGGTCGCCTAGCTGTTGGTATGGCTTTCCTGCCGAGGGTTGATCTTTCTGCGCAGGAAACGTGCCGCACAATCGTAGAAACAGAAATCCTGAAGTTCGGATATACAATTTACGGCTGGCGTCAGGTGCCGGTGGATATTTCTGTGATCGGTGAGAAAGCAGAAGCAACCCGACCTGAAATCGAACAAATCATGATCGCTAATTCTAAAGGCGTGGATGATGAAACTTTTGAGCGTGAGCTTTATATCATCCGCCGCCGGATTGAACGTGCGGTGGTGGCAGCACAGGTAGGTGATTTCTACATGTGTTCGCTTTCCTGCCGGAATGTGATTTATAAAGGCCTGTTCCTCGCCGAGCAGTTATCTGTTTTCTATCCTGATCTGCAGGATGAGAAATATACGTCCAGCTACGCGATTTATCACCAGCGCTATTCAACGAATACCTTCCCGCAGTGGTGGCTTGCGCAGCCGTTCCGCATGCTTGCTCATAACGGTGAGATCAATACCATTCGCGGTAATGTGAACTGGATGAAAAGCCACCAGATCAGGATGGCGTCTATCGCTTTTGGCGATAGTTCTGAAGATATCAAGCCAGTGGTACCAAAGGGTGCTTCAGATAGTGCGGCTCTTGACGCGGTGTTTGAAGTGATGGTGCGCGCGGGCCGGAATGCGCCGATGGCAAAAACCATGCTTGTACCGGAGGCATGGTCTAACAAGGAAAGCATGCCGAAAGCCCACCGGGATATGTATGCCTACACCAACAGTGTGATGGAGCCGTGGGATGGCCCGGCCGCCCTTGCAGCTACAGACGGCCGCTGGATTATGGCGGCGGTGGACCGGAATGGCCTACGCCCAATGCGCTTTACGGTAACTAAAGATGGCTTCCTTATCGTTGGTTCGGAAACCGGTATGGTTGTTGTGGATGAAGATGATGTGCTAGAGAAAGGCCGCCTTGGCCCAGGGCAGATGGTGGCGCTTGATCTTCAGGAAGGTAAGTTCTATCATGACGGTGAGGTTAAGGATGAGCTTGCCGCATCACAGCCGTTTGAGGATTGGGTAAATGACCTTCTGGGAATTGATGATCTGCCGGGCTACCGCGGTGAAGAATTCCCGTCTTATGAGGGGGAAGACTTGCGCCGCAGGCAAATTGCCGCTGGTTTTACCCATGAAGATCTTGAGCTGATTCTCCAGCCGCAGGTGATGACAGCCAAGGAAGCTATTGGTTCAATGGGGGATGATACCCCGCTTGCGGTTCTTTCAAGCCAGTACCGGAACCTTTCACATTATTTCCGCCAGAATTTTTCACAGGTAACCAATCCGCCGATTGATAGTTTGCGCGAAAGCCGGGTGATGAGCCTTAAAACTCGCTTTGGTAACTTTGCCAACGTGCTTGATGAAGGCCATACGCAAGCGGGTGCAATTGTACTTGATAGCCCTGTGGTTTCGAACCGTGAATGGAAAACGCTGATTTCTCATTTTGGTGATGAAGCTGAGGTAATTGACTGTACATTTGATGTAAACGGCGGGCAGGGCGCACTTCGTGAAGCGCTGAACCGTATTCGCCGTGAAGCAGAAGATGCAGTGCGCGAAGGCCGGGGGCATTTGTTCCTGACAGATGAAAACATCAGTGCTGGACGCGCGCCTGTGCCGATGATTCTCGCGACAGGTGGCCTTCATACCTATCTGGTTGGTGAAGGGCTTAGAACTTTCACAAGTTTAAATGTTCGTTCCTCCGAATGCCTTGATCCACATTATTTTGCTGTGCTTATTGGTGCAGGCGCGACCACTGTGAACGCTTACCTTGCGCAGGATATGATTGCTGAGCGCCAAGCGAAAGGGCTGTTTGGTGATTATGATCTCACTGAATGTGTGGTGCGCGCTACAGAAGCTATTGATCAAGGTCTTCTAAAGATCATGTCTAAGATGGGGATTTCCATTATCTCCAGCTATCGCGGCGGTAATAATTTTGAGGCGCTAGGGCTGTCTCGCTCACTGGTGGCTGAATTCTTCCCGGGGATGCCTACAAAAATCTCCGGTATTGGCCTGGCTGGTGTGCAGCAGAAAGTACTTGAGCAGCATGCGAAAGCCTTTGAAAGCAGCAAACAGGTTCTGCCAATTGGTGGCCTTTACCGCTTCCGCCGTGGTGAAGAAGTGCACAGCCATGATGGCCAGCTTATTCACCTGCTTCAGAGCGCGGTGGGGTCAGATAATTATTCCAAGTATCTGACCTATTCAAAAGGCCTTGCCGCAATGCCGCCCGTGAACCTGCGTGATCTGCTTGATTTCCGTAGGCCAGAGGAAGGCGCAGCGCTTGATGCCGTGGAATCTATCACCCAGATCAGGAAACGTTTTATCACGCCGGGTATGTCGCTTGGGGCGCTTTCAGTAGAAGCGCATGAAACGCTGGCTATTGCTATGAACCGTATCGGGGCCAAGTCTGTTTCCGGTGAAGGCGGAGAGGATAGCAAACGTTATACGCCTTATGAAAATGGTGATAACGCCAACAGCCCTATTAAGCAGATTGCTTCCGGTCGTTTTGGTGTAACAGCCGAGTATCTGAATGCCTGTGAAGAGCTTGAAATTAAAGTAGCGCAAGGTGCAAAACCCGGTGAGGGCGGTCAGTTGCCTGGCTTTAAAGTAACCGAGATGATTGCGAAACTACGGCATTCAACACCGGGCGTAACGCTTATTTCACCGCCGCCGCACCACGATATTTATTCCATCGAAGATCTGGCGCAGCTGATTTATGATTTGAAGCAGATTAACCCGCGCGCTCAGGTGTGTGTGAAGCTGGTGTCTTCCGCGGGGATTGGTACGATCGCAGCGGGTGTTGCGAAAGCGCATGCGGATGTCATTCTGATTTCCGGCCATAATGGCGGTACAGGTGCAAGCCCGCAAACCAGTATTAAATATGCTGGTACGCCGTGGGAAATTGGCCTTGCAGAGGTTAACCAGGTTCTGACACTGAACGGGTTGCGTCACCGTGTGAAATTGCGCACAGATGGCGGAATTAAAACAGGCCGTGATGTGGTGATAGCCGCGATGTTGGGCGCTGAAGAATACGGTGTGGGTACAGCTTCGCTCGTTGCAATGGGCTGTATTATGGTGCGCCAGTGCCATTCAAACACCTGCCCGGTTGGCGTGTGTACGCAAGATGAAAAATTGCGTGCAAAGTTTGATGGTACGCCAGAGAAAGTAGTGAATCTCTTTAGCTTTATCGCTGAGGAAACTCGGGAAATTCTGGCTGAGCTTGGCGTCGAGAAGCTGGATGATATCATCGGCCGTACGGACCTCCTTCATCAGGTAAGCCGCGGTGCGGATCACCTTGATGATCTGGATTTGAACCCGCTTCTGGTGCAGGTAGGTGGCAGGAACCACCAAAGTATTTGCACTCTTGAAGGCCGCAATGAAGTGCCGGATACGCTTGATGCCCAGATGCTTGAGGATGCGAAAGCTGTATTCAGCAAAGGTGAGAAGATGCAGCTTACCTACAGTGTGCAAAACACGCTCAGAGCTATTGGAACCCGCTTCTCGAGCGAGATCACTCAGCATTTTGGCATGACAGGCTTGAAGCCTGATCATGTAACCGTGCGTCTGCGAGGTTCCGCGGGGCAGTCCCTTGGGGCGTTTGCTGTGCAGGGCCTTAAGATTGAAGTGGCGGGTGATGCCAACGATTATGTAGGTAAAGGTCTTTCTGGCGGTACTATTGTTGTACGGCCGTCAAACCGGGCGTCGTTTAATTCGCAGTCTAATACCATCATCGGTAACACGGTTCTTTATGGTGCTACGTCAGGAAAGCTGTTTGCAGCAGGCCAGGCGGGTGAGCGTTTCGCTGTGCGCAACTCTGGCGCAACTGTAGTAGTTGAAGGCTGCGGGGCGAACGGCTGTGAATATATGACAGGCGGTAAAGCCATCATTCTTGGTGCCGTTGGAGATAATTTCGGTGCCGGAATGACAGGTGGTATGGCTTTTGTTTATGATGAAGATGGAAAGTTTGAAGAACACATTAATACCGAAAGTCTTCTTTATAACCGCGTGTCTTCAGCTCACTGGGAAGCTGATCTTAAGGCTGCCATTGAAGAGCATACCCGTGAGACCCATTCCCGCTGGGGGGCAACTATCCTTTCGAACTGGGAAACAAAGCTTCAGAACTTCTGGCAGGTGGTACCAAAAGAAATGATTGATAAACTTGACCATCCGGTAACGGATGATAGCGCCGCTGAGGCAAATATCGCATAAATGTGTGAAGCCCGGTTTTTCCGGGCTTTTCCATATTTTCTGGGCTTTCTTTTCGGTATTTATAGGGCTAAGAACAAAAGCAGGCGACTAGATATTTCCTTTTGGAATTTTTAGTTCTAAACTGCTTTTAGTTTCTATTAATCCATACTGATTACAAATACCGATTATGCCCGTACTTTATCATCACTGGCTCAGTCCTGCCGCCCGTTTTGTTCGTGTGCTTCTTAGTGAAAAGCGCATTGATTTCACGTTGCGTATTGAAAAAGAGTGGGAGCGCAGGCCACAGTTTTTGGCACTTAACCCGGCTGGTGAAGTTCCAGTTCTGGTGATGGATGACGGCAAAGCTTATTCGGGCGTAATGGCAATCGCTGAATTCCTTGAAGAAATCGTACCTGAACCACCAATGCTGTTTGGGGATGCTGATGAACGCTATGAAACCCGGCGGCTTGTGGGTTGGTTTCATACCAAGCTTGGTTCTGAAGTAACGCGCCATTTGGTGCAGGAAAAGCTCTATAAGCGTTTCTTTGGTATGGGCGAGCCAGATTCGCAGGCAATTCGCTGTGCGGCCCATAACCTCAAAACCCACCTGAAATATGTTTCGTTCCTTGTGGAGCGCAGGCATTATCTAGCCGGTAGCCAGTTCACCATGGCGGATGCGGCAGCAGCGGCGCATATCTCTGTGGCTGATTATTTTGGTAATATCTATTGGCAGGAATGGCCGCAGGTAAAAGAATGGTATATGCGCGTGAAGTGTCGCCGGTCTGTTCGCTCACTTTTATCTGATAAAATCAATGGCTTAGCGCCTGCTGAGCATTATTCCGAACTGGATTTCTGATATGCCGGCGGATGCAGATATCCGCGAGCGGCTTGAAGCAAAAGCATTTGAGCTGGGCTTTGATCAATTCGGGATCACGGAGGCAGCCACTTCTGAGCAAATCGTTGCGGGTTTTAGAAAGTTCGTTGAACTGAAACGCTATGCTTCTATGGAGTGGATGGCGGAACGTATACATCAGCGTGAGCATCCGCAAAATCTGTGGCCAGAAGCTAAATCGGTTATCATGTTGGCGGTCAATTATGGACCAAAAGATGATCCGCGTTTACTTTTGGACAAGAAAGATCGTGCAAACATCTCTGTTTATGCGCGCGGCAAGGACTATCATGATCTGGTAAAGAAGCGGTTGAAGGCTTTTGCACGCTGGATTGTGCCAGAATTTAACTGTGATTTAAAAGTGTTTGTAGATACGGCCCCGGTGCCGGAAAAGCCTCTGGCTGCGGCTGCGGGCCTTGGCTGGCAAGGTAAGCACACTAATATGGTATCGCCAGAGTTTGGTAGCTGGGTGTTTCTTGGGGCTATCTAC
This DNA window, taken from Kordiimonas sp. SCSIO 12603, encodes the following:
- a CDS encoding phosphoenolpyruvate carboxylase: MAEQATLLKGETRRQHLSAAYGLASGLIGGEKTLADLSADLKDRGRRCLDDRLKRMSSQWTELVADKNITRLEALVDGLGVDDKGAKLPFEAFKAKIEDDVAGLVVTAHPTFSLSTDAWAYAEKYLCALAKGGDTAKATENMPLDSVQPQTSPTLYEELEYARVAVSNIRRSIRRFYEVVFNRAAELYPDDYKSLRPRVATVASWVGFDLDGRTDIDWSLGLIFRYRSALAGLDECLSLCRSLPYGGDGADAAARVTAGFQELRKCFEAGEQALQAHKESPTGLGKLNQLAVENMSRKEKAKDAINSAFEDLLKTDLPHDMWRAAATLYTEWRTVGMGLSHIHFRLNAQQLHNAIGHELQMTNAPDQSAVRRHFLAAVTEKLDSVEEQSIHYGTLAAEQTTARRVFMLAAQFMKHFDAATRIRMLVAESDTPFTLLTALYYAKLFGVDDHVEISPLFETAIGLERGDRVIAEVLDNPHFLAYIKQQGRFCIQLGFSDSGRYIGQPAASLAIERFKLRVVRLWKQRGLGDVQLLFFDTHGESIGRGAFPESLKKRFLYTHPPRVRQWLSELKQAEKHEVSFQGGEGFLWFLAEETALATLTDFLEVRFDSYSADDDKLYEERGWALDFFLTLVEYQNTLTDNKGYVRLIDSIGRSLLFPTGSRSLRRQSGGAVHQRLERISQIRAIPHNAVLQQLGYLANSCAGLGTAIGLSPDKFNRIRGESNRLQMITNMALNALARSDVGVIEAYAKLLSPGYWLDRCDETDSGKQREQLRRLSGIMEGLFESDTVDACIRDLRRDAGMLTDCLTDDAALTILDEGVDSELFEFHQIRIGLIQYIFMKAMEIPRFSTRFDFSLEELLVEMLHLEVPDTLEQLRKIFPEAPPQSDDDVFGEESTYKSGASSGYGKVHSQIFDEIEKAYDLVLTLSGLIALKAGAFG
- a CDS encoding DUF6782 family putative metallopeptidase; the protein is MLRAENLPYSVHGKSRLKHYMQYVLMPSAEKTKWLLGLVRKDAFFSCIVDELEAGGYDIKHRFYGRSGAYIPHTIKLKKEGDPTEALKALKAAGKLKARFAFSARYGGVQQAHYFLHELMHFWQDQRGLYLRPVQVEGKIPIMLDAESRVRVTCFLEAMAEVEAIRASWRLKEAGYNAAWQGALSSLDWCKLARGYAADIVTMSEPEAARRAFDRWYQSSHRAYYEKRGLLAYERMLKSLPTQDAMEIKPYLRHVNLDDLLATLPEEDRPEYLVLGNAIPLSGKPYSVFDHSDIALKIIKHGISENMWIYNN
- a CDS encoding undecaprenyl-diphosphate phosphatase, whose product is MTALQLFILALVQGITEFLPISSSGHLILIPALTGWADQGAMMDVAVHVGTLTAVLLYFRQDTKGLTLAGLGSIGIAPARRAVEGTLYMKLFWGLIIGTIPMVIVGGLMVATGVNDMLRTAEVIAFTSIFFGILLYIADKKGATEKTMERMAIKPALMIGVAQVFALIPGTSRAGVTMTMARYLGFTRQEAARFSMLLSIPAIIASGAATALDAFEETSSQQWIDAGIAAGLACLTALAAIHFLMKWLERANMTIFVVYRVLLGIILFGLIGAGYIG
- a CDS encoding NAD(P)-dependent oxidoreductase, which codes for MADDLLKFVSIDQQMPTKRTAGDRKADFDEIYDEFDTEGAKEQASRCSQCGVPFCHIHCPLGNNIPDWLRLTAEGRLEDAYEMASSTNNMPEICGRICPQDRLCEGNCVIEKDFDSVTIGSVEKYIADTAWENGWIKPIAPAAERKESIGIIGAGPAGLAAAEELRKDGFQVHIYDRHDRAGGLLVYGIPGFKLEKDVVGRRTGRLEQSGITFHLDYEIGREATLSELREKHDALLIATGVYRARGLKAPGVGLGNIREALDYLTASNKVGFGDSVPEYESGALNAEGKNVVVIGGGDTAMDCVRTAVRQGAKSVKCLYRRDRANMPGSVREVQNAEEEGVEFEWLCGPEAFLGGENVEAVRAYRMRLGAPDATGRQAPEPVPDSTFNIDCDLAILALGFEPEDLPALFGSPELRVTRWGTVTVDHASMMTNLPGVFAAGDIVRGASLVVWAIRDGRDAAENIKSYLTAKQQDAA